In one window of Tursiops truncatus isolate mTurTru1 chromosome 5, mTurTru1.mat.Y, whole genome shotgun sequence DNA:
- the PIGY gene encoding phosphatidylinositol N-acetylglucosaminyltransferase subunit Y → MFLSLPTLTVLIPLVSLAGLLYSASVEDSFPQGCTSTASLCFYSLLLPITIPVYVFFHLWTWMGIKLFRHN, encoded by the coding sequence ATGTTTCTGTCTCTTCCTACGTTGACTGTCCTTATTCCACTGGTCTCGTTAGCAGGGCTGTTGTACTCGGCCTCCGTGGAAGACAGCTTCCCACAGGGCTGCACTAGCACAGCCAGCCTGTGCTTCTACAGTCTGCTCTTGCCGATCACCATACCCGTCTATGTGTTCTTCCACCTTTGGACTTGGATGGGTATTAAACTCTTCAGGCATAATTAA